In Toxotes jaculatrix isolate fToxJac2 chromosome 11, fToxJac2.pri, whole genome shotgun sequence, a single genomic region encodes these proteins:
- the map3k4 gene encoding mitogen-activated protein kinase kinase kinase 4 isoform X3, with the protein MIRQAKPVEDASQQNSEVDESWDSASEEEEALYGTSPPCTPRQMKRMSGKHQRNSQARSAGRSPNKTDLSPSVLREGPRPAETPEEHSYKQGKKHRATLRSTERDHKKTFEGSFMLDPLSKSSPFGAINMDPRKHYLSLGCSSGKLPVSMPHIARTHRQTSRTDCPADRLKFFETLRLLLKLTSMSSKRKEKEQRGQEIMAFMGHNNEVIWLELQAWHARRSTGDQDLFLFTARQAIPDIINEVLHFKVDYDSLRGAQCLGSQTIQGDYPSIPDLLCGEEREPAVAETNHCGIDPWGFSASPSTAMNAAEPLGSGAACREHLQRQRLAFEQVKRVMELLEYVEALYPSLQALQKDYEKYAARDFQGRVQALCLWLNITQDLNQKLRVMATVLGLHDLSRIGWPVFEIPSPRCSRGNEEEETEKDEENDSTATFTAESEGEDRDAEEEEEEEGEGELGHETDGELSSSLTLKFSRLLSEDESLSTAAAGSAEASAGGGVFCPTAIYRPFVDKALKQMGLRKLILRLHKLMDRSLQRSRAALLRHTPALEFADFPDPMLYSDYLPELSRHVSYSGPAHPELGADQVSWEDLLDMDLPSFRPAFLVLCRVLLNVIHECLKLRLEQRPAGEPSLLSIKQLVRECKEVLKGGLLMKQYYQFMLRGVVTDAQGLQTNANIDDFEEDLHKMLVVYFDYMHSWIQMLQQLPQASHSLKNLLEEEWHFTKVITPYIRGGEAQSGKLFCDIAGMLLKSTGEFLDAGLQKCGNEFWESADDSTASDEIRRWVIEASRSLKELFHEARERASKALGFAKMLRKDLEVAADFSITNGVTCLLEALKKRNYVKVQIPGLEELQVFVPCGLMDQRPLILQLLNAAAGKDCSKEPEEIADDEAYLLMSKHRAGDSATDSEWAQWDGELLKLVPQMETVDTLRAMKVENMLLIVMQSAHLVAQRKAFQQSMEDVLTLSREQTSSQPLIATALEELKDEALQLCIKISTAIERVEYMFTTEFEAEVEESESATLQQYYREAMIQGYNFAFEYHKEVVRLMSGEFRQRIGERYIAFARKWMTYVLTKCESGRGTKPRWATQGFDFLQAIEPAFISALPEDDFLNLQALMNECIGHVIGKPHSPVTGLYIAPRNSPRPVKVPRCHSDPPNPNLFIPNAEGFSSRSLPCDLRNQLPNGPRPVPQGLGEQSHTKAPGSTPSDVRGSSFHENDRLSSVAAELHFKSLSRHSSPTEDREEPSYPKGDPNSTARRSWELRTFISQSKDTAARQSPMEAVRRSIRKFEDKRYAMMKQRNIIGQVCHTPKSYDNVMQVGLRKVTFKWQRGNKIGEGQYGKVYTCINVDTGELMAMKEIRFQPNDHKTIKETADELKIFEGIKHPNLVRYFGVELHREEMYIFMEYCDEGTLEEVSRLGLQEHVIRLYSKQITTAINVLHEHGIVHRDIKGANIFLTSSGLIKLGDFGCSVKLRNNTHTMPGEVNSTLGTAAYMAPEVITRAKGEGHGRAADIWSLGCVLIEMVTGKRPWHEYEHNFQIMYKVGMGHKPPIPEKLSTEGKDFLGHCLESEPKRRWTASMLLDHPFVKVCTDEE; encoded by the exons GCAGGCTAAGCCGGTGGAAGATGCATCCCAACAGAACTCGGAGGTGGATGAATCCTGGGACTCTGccagtgaggaagaggaagctcTGTATGGCACGTCACCTCCGTGTACCCCCCGTCAGATGAAACGCATGTCTGGCAAACATCAAAGGAACAGCCAGGCGAGGAGTGCTGGTCGGTCTCCCAACAAGA CAGACCTCAGCCCATCTGTTCTGAGAGAGGGTCCCAGGCCAGCGGAGACCCCTGAGGAGCACAGCTACAAGCAGGGCAAGAAGCACAGGGCTACATTGCGCTCTACGGAGAGAGACCACAAGAAGACCTTTGAAGGTTCCTTCATGCTGGATCCACTCTCAAAGTCGAGCCCTTTCGGTGCCATCAACATGGATCCCAGGAAGCATTACTTGAGTTTGGGCTGCAGCAGCGGCAAACTTCCTGTGTCTATGCCCCATATTGCCCGGACCCACCGCCAGACCTCCAGGACAGACTGTCCTGCCGACCGCCTCAAGTTCTTTGAAACTCTGCGGCTCCTGCTCAAGCTCACGTCTATGTCCTccaagaggaaggagaaggagcagagaggCCAGGAGATCATGGCCTTCATGGGTCACAACAATGAGGTCATTTGGTTGGAGCTGCAGGCTTGGCACGCACGACGCTCCACCGGTGATCAAGacctctttcttttcactgccCGCCAGGCCATCCCTGACATCATCAATGAGGTGCTGCACTTTAAGGTCGACTATGACAGTTTGAGAGGGGCCCAGTGTTTGGGGTCTCAAACAATCCAGGGGGACTATCCGAGCATCCCAGATCTGCTTtgtggggaggagagggagcctGCTGTAGCAGAGACCAACCACTGTGGAATAGATCCCTGGGGCTTTAGCGCCAGCCCCTCGACTGCAATGAATGCAGCAGAGCCTCTGGGCTCTGGTGCTGCTTGCAGGGAACACCTTCAGCGCCAGCGGCTGGCATTTGAGCAGGTCAAGCGGGTTATGGAGTTGCTGGAGTATGTGGAAGCTTTGTACCCATCTTTGCAGGCCCTGCAGAAGGACTACGAAAAGTATGCAGCACGAGACTTCCAGGGCAGGGTGCAGGCgctctgtctgtggctcaaTATCACCCAGGACCTCAACCAGAAGCTGCGCGTTATGGCGACTGTGCTGGGACTCCATGATCTATCCCGTATCGGGTGGCCTGTCTTTGAGATCCCTTCACCTCGCTGCTCCCGTGGCAACGAAGAAGAGGAGACTGAGAAAGATGAGGAGAATGACTCGACAGCCACTTTTACCGCGGAAAGTGAAGGGGAGGACAGGGatgccgaggaggaggaggaggaggagggggagggggaatTGGGACATGAAACAGATGGAGAGTTGTCTTCCTCCCTGACTCTTAAATTTTCCCGATTGTTGTCAGAAGATGAGTCTCTCtcaactgctgctgcaggaagtgCAGAAGCAAGTGCGGGAGGGGGAGTATTCTGCCCCACAGCCATCTACAGACCGTTTGTGGATAAAGCTCTGAAACAGATGGGACTGCGTAAACTGATCCTCAGACTGCACAAACTGATGGACCGCTCTCTTCAACGGTCCAGAGCAGCGTTGCTCCGCCACACTCCAGCACTGGAG TTTGCGGACTTCCCAGACCCCATGCTGTACAGTGATTACCTGCCAGAGTTGTCGCGCCACGTGTCCTACAGCGGTCCGGCTCACCCAGAGCTCGGAGCAGACCAGGTGTCCTGGGAGGATTTGCTGGACATGGACCTCCCATCCTTCCGGCCGGCGTTCCTCGTGCTGTGCAGAGTCCTTCTCAATGTCATTCACGAATGCCTTAAACTGCGACTTGAACAAAGGCCTGCTGGAGAGCCTTCACTGCTCAGTATTAAACAG TTGGTGCGCGAGTGTAAGGAGGTTCTTAAAGGTGGTCTTCTGATGAAGCAGTATTATCAGTTCATGCTGCGCGGCGTGGTGACTGATGCTCAGGGCTTGCAGACAAATGCCAACATTGACGACTTTGAGGAGGACCTTCACAAGATGCTCGTG GTTTACTTTGACTACATGCACAGTTGGATCCAGATGTTGCAGCAGCTTCCTCAGGCCTCTCACAGCTTAAAGAACCTCTTAGAGGAGGAGTGGCACTTCACCAAGGTCATCACTCCTTACATCCGTGGAGGCGAGGCCCAGTCTGGGAAGCTTTTCTG TGACATTGCTGGGATGTTGCTCAAATCCACTGGAGAGTTCCTTGATGCCGGACTGCAGAAATGTGGGAATGAATTCTGGGAAAGTGCAGATGATAGCACGGCCTCAGATGAGATCAG GCGGTGGGTTATTGAGGCTAGTCGGTCACTGAAAGAGCTGTTCCACGAGGCCAGGGAGCGAGCGTCCAAGGCTCTAGGCTTTGCCAAAATGCTTCGCAAG GACTTAGAGGTCGCTGCGGATTTCAGCATCACTAACGGGGTGACTTGCCTCCTGGAGgcactgaaaaagagaaactaTGTCAAG GTTCAGATTCCGGGCttggaggagctgcaggtttttgtcccCTGTGGTCTGATGGATCAGAGGCCACTCATCCTGCAGCTTCTCAATGCTGCTGCCGGCAAAGACTGCTCCAAAGAGCCTGAGGAAATTGCAGACGATGAGGCCTACCTGCTCATGAGCAAACACAGAGCCGGGGACTCCGCGACCGATTCTGAATGGGCTCAGTGGGACGGAGAGCTGCTCAAACTGGTCCCTCAGATGGAAACTGTTGACACTTTAAGAGctatgaag GTGGAGAACATGCTGTTGATAGTGATGCAGTCCGCTCACCTGGTGGCACAGCGAAAGGCCTTTCAGCAGTCCATGGAGGACGTGCTCACTCTTAGCCGGGAGCAAACGTCTAGTCAGCCTCTCATCGCGACCGCTCTGGAGGAGCTCAAG GATGAGGCACTACAGCTATGCATTAAGATCAGCACTGCCATCGAACGAGTGGAGTACATGTTCACCACCGAGtttgaggcagaggtggaggagtctgAGTCAGCCACTCTGCAACAGTACTACAGGGAGGCCATGATACAGGGCTACAATTTTGCCTTCGAG TACCACAAGGAGGTGGTGCGCCTCATGTCAGGAGAGTTCAGGCAGAGGATCGGGGAGCGCTATATAGCTTTTGCCCGCAAATGGATGACCTATGTCCTGACCAAATGCGAGAGTGGAAGAGGCACCAAGCCCAG GTGGGCGACTCAGGGTTTTGATTTCCTACAGGCCATTGAACCTGCCTTCATATCAGCATTACCTGAAGATGACTTCCTG aatTTACAAGCtttgatgaatgaatgtattGGACATGTGATCGGAAAACCTCATAGCCCAGTCACCGGCTTGTACATCG ctccCAGGAATAGTCCTCGTCCCGTAAAGGTCCCTCGTTGCCATAGTGACCCACCAAACCCCAATCTGTTCATCCCCAATGCTGAAGGGTTCAG CTCTCGAAGTCTCCCCTGCGATCTCCGGAACCAGCTCCCCAACGGCCCTCGCCCCGTCCCTCAGGGCCTAGGGGAACAAAGCCACACCAAAGCACCAGGCAGCACCCCCAGTGACGTCAG GGGATCCAGTTTCCATGAGAATGACCGTCTGTCATCAGTCGCAGCAGAGTTGCATTTCAAATCTCTGAGCCGCCACTCCAGccccacagaggacagagaag AACCTTCCTATCCTAAGGGAGATCCTAACAGCACTGCACGCCGAAGCTGGGAGCTCCGCACCTTCATCAGCCAGTCCAAGG ACACAGCAGCACGGCAAAGCCCCATGGAGGCTGTCCGTCGCTCCATTCGCAAGTTCGAAGATAAACGCTATGCCATGATGAAGCAGCGCAATATCATTGGCCAAGTGTGTCACACACCCAAGTCCTATGACAACGTCATGCAAGTTGGGCTCAGGAAGGTGACCTTCAAGTGGCAGAGGGGCAACAAGATAG GTGAGGGCCAGTATGGGAAGGTGTACACCTGCATCAATGTTGACACTGGAGAACTAATGGCCATGAAGGAG ATCCGATTCCAGCCGAATGATCACAAAACGATCAAGGAGACTGCGGATGAGCTGAAAATATTTGAAGGCATTAAACACCCGAACCTGGTGCGATACTTTGGAGTTGAGCTCCATCGG GAGGAGATGTACATCTTCATGGAGTACTGTGATGAGGGCACTCTGGAGGAGGTGTCCAGACTGGGGCTGCAGGAACATGTTATCAGGCTCTACAGTAAACAGATCACTACAGCCATCAATGTCCTCCATGAACACGGCATTGTCCACCGTGATATTAAGG GAGCCAACATCTTTCTGACATCGTCCGGTCTGATTAAGCTGGGGGACTTTGGCTGCTCCGTCAAGTTGAGGAACAACACTCACACCATGCCCGGAGAGGTGAACAGCACCCTGGGAACTGCAG caTACATGGCACCCGAAGTCATCACAAGAGCAAAGGGTGAAGGTCATGGACGAGCAGCAGACATCTGGAGTTTGGGCTGCGTCCTCATTGAGATGGTGACAGGAAAG AGACCTTGGCACGAGTACGAGCACAACTTCCAGATCATGTACAAAGTGGGCATGGGCCATAAACCCCCCATCCCAGAGAAGCTGAGCACAGAGGGGAAGGACTTCCTTGGTCACTGTCTAGAGAGTGAACCCAAACGCCGCTGGACAGCTAGCATGCTGCTGGACCACCCGTTTGTCAAG GTTTGTACAGATGAAGAGTGA
- the map3k4 gene encoding mitogen-activated protein kinase kinase kinase 4 isoform X1, which yields MEPPDRNKPSRQAKPVEDASQQNSEVDESWDSASEEEEALYGTSPPCTPRQMKRMSGKHQRNSQARSAGRSPNKTDLSPSVLREGPRPAETPEEHSYKQGKKHRATLRSTERDHKKTFEGSFMLDPLSKSSPFGAINMDPRKHYLSLGCSSGKLPVSMPHIARTHRQTSRTDCPADRLKFFETLRLLLKLTSMSSKRKEKEQRGQEIMAFMGHNNEVIWLELQAWHARRSTGDQDLFLFTARQAIPDIINEVLHFKVDYDSLRGAQCLGSQTIQGDYPSIPDLLCGEEREPAVAETNHCGIDPWGFSASPSTAMNAAEPLGSGAACREHLQRQRLAFEQVKRVMELLEYVEALYPSLQALQKDYEKYAARDFQGRVQALCLWLNITQDLNQKLRVMATVLGLHDLSRIGWPVFEIPSPRCSRGNEEEETEKDEENDSTATFTAESEGEDRDAEEEEEEEGEGELGHETDGELSSSLTLKFSRLLSEDESLSTAAAGSAEASAGGGVFCPTAIYRPFVDKALKQMGLRKLILRLHKLMDRSLQRSRAALLRHTPALEFADFPDPMLYSDYLPELSRHVSYSGPAHPELGADQVSWEDLLDMDLPSFRPAFLVLCRVLLNVIHECLKLRLEQRPAGEPSLLSIKQLVRECKEVLKGGLLMKQYYQFMLRGVVTDAQGLQTNANIDDFEEDLHKMLVVYFDYMHSWIQMLQQLPQASHSLKNLLEEEWHFTKVITPYIRGGEAQSGKLFCDIAGMLLKSTGEFLDAGLQKCGNEFWESADDSTASDEIRRWVIEASRSLKELFHEARERASKALGFAKMLRKDLEVAADFSITNGVTCLLEALKKRNYVKVQIPGLEELQVFVPCGLMDQRPLILQLLNAAAGKDCSKEPEEIADDEAYLLMSKHRAGDSATDSEWAQWDGELLKLVPQMETVDTLRAMKVENMLLIVMQSAHLVAQRKAFQQSMEDVLTLSREQTSSQPLIATALEELKDEALQLCIKISTAIERVEYMFTTEFEAEVEESESATLQQYYREAMIQGYNFAFEYHKEVVRLMSGEFRQRIGERYIAFARKWMTYVLTKCESGRGTKPRWATQGFDFLQAIEPAFISALPEDDFLNLQALMNECIGHVIGKPHSPVTGLYIAPRNSPRPVKVPRCHSDPPNPNLFIPNAEGFSSRSLPCDLRNQLPNGPRPVPQGLGEQSHTKAPGSTPSDVRGSSFHENDRLSSVAAELHFKSLSRHSSPTEDREEPSYPKGDPNSTARRSWELRTFISQSKDTAARQSPMEAVRRSIRKFEDKRYAMMKQRNIIGQVCHTPKSYDNVMQVGLRKVTFKWQRGNKIGEGQYGKVYTCINVDTGELMAMKEIRFQPNDHKTIKETADELKIFEGIKHPNLVRYFGVELHREEMYIFMEYCDEGTLEEVSRLGLQEHVIRLYSKQITTAINVLHEHGIVHRDIKGANIFLTSSGLIKLGDFGCSVKLRNNTHTMPGEVNSTLGTAAYMAPEVITRAKGEGHGRAADIWSLGCVLIEMVTGKRPWHEYEHNFQIMYKVGMGHKPPIPEKLSTEGKDFLGHCLESEPKRRWTASMLLDHPFVKVCTDEE from the exons GCAGGCTAAGCCGGTGGAAGATGCATCCCAACAGAACTCGGAGGTGGATGAATCCTGGGACTCTGccagtgaggaagaggaagctcTGTATGGCACGTCACCTCCGTGTACCCCCCGTCAGATGAAACGCATGTCTGGCAAACATCAAAGGAACAGCCAGGCGAGGAGTGCTGGTCGGTCTCCCAACAAGA CAGACCTCAGCCCATCTGTTCTGAGAGAGGGTCCCAGGCCAGCGGAGACCCCTGAGGAGCACAGCTACAAGCAGGGCAAGAAGCACAGGGCTACATTGCGCTCTACGGAGAGAGACCACAAGAAGACCTTTGAAGGTTCCTTCATGCTGGATCCACTCTCAAAGTCGAGCCCTTTCGGTGCCATCAACATGGATCCCAGGAAGCATTACTTGAGTTTGGGCTGCAGCAGCGGCAAACTTCCTGTGTCTATGCCCCATATTGCCCGGACCCACCGCCAGACCTCCAGGACAGACTGTCCTGCCGACCGCCTCAAGTTCTTTGAAACTCTGCGGCTCCTGCTCAAGCTCACGTCTATGTCCTccaagaggaaggagaaggagcagagaggCCAGGAGATCATGGCCTTCATGGGTCACAACAATGAGGTCATTTGGTTGGAGCTGCAGGCTTGGCACGCACGACGCTCCACCGGTGATCAAGacctctttcttttcactgccCGCCAGGCCATCCCTGACATCATCAATGAGGTGCTGCACTTTAAGGTCGACTATGACAGTTTGAGAGGGGCCCAGTGTTTGGGGTCTCAAACAATCCAGGGGGACTATCCGAGCATCCCAGATCTGCTTtgtggggaggagagggagcctGCTGTAGCAGAGACCAACCACTGTGGAATAGATCCCTGGGGCTTTAGCGCCAGCCCCTCGACTGCAATGAATGCAGCAGAGCCTCTGGGCTCTGGTGCTGCTTGCAGGGAACACCTTCAGCGCCAGCGGCTGGCATTTGAGCAGGTCAAGCGGGTTATGGAGTTGCTGGAGTATGTGGAAGCTTTGTACCCATCTTTGCAGGCCCTGCAGAAGGACTACGAAAAGTATGCAGCACGAGACTTCCAGGGCAGGGTGCAGGCgctctgtctgtggctcaaTATCACCCAGGACCTCAACCAGAAGCTGCGCGTTATGGCGACTGTGCTGGGACTCCATGATCTATCCCGTATCGGGTGGCCTGTCTTTGAGATCCCTTCACCTCGCTGCTCCCGTGGCAACGAAGAAGAGGAGACTGAGAAAGATGAGGAGAATGACTCGACAGCCACTTTTACCGCGGAAAGTGAAGGGGAGGACAGGGatgccgaggaggaggaggaggaggagggggagggggaatTGGGACATGAAACAGATGGAGAGTTGTCTTCCTCCCTGACTCTTAAATTTTCCCGATTGTTGTCAGAAGATGAGTCTCTCtcaactgctgctgcaggaagtgCAGAAGCAAGTGCGGGAGGGGGAGTATTCTGCCCCACAGCCATCTACAGACCGTTTGTGGATAAAGCTCTGAAACAGATGGGACTGCGTAAACTGATCCTCAGACTGCACAAACTGATGGACCGCTCTCTTCAACGGTCCAGAGCAGCGTTGCTCCGCCACACTCCAGCACTGGAG TTTGCGGACTTCCCAGACCCCATGCTGTACAGTGATTACCTGCCAGAGTTGTCGCGCCACGTGTCCTACAGCGGTCCGGCTCACCCAGAGCTCGGAGCAGACCAGGTGTCCTGGGAGGATTTGCTGGACATGGACCTCCCATCCTTCCGGCCGGCGTTCCTCGTGCTGTGCAGAGTCCTTCTCAATGTCATTCACGAATGCCTTAAACTGCGACTTGAACAAAGGCCTGCTGGAGAGCCTTCACTGCTCAGTATTAAACAG TTGGTGCGCGAGTGTAAGGAGGTTCTTAAAGGTGGTCTTCTGATGAAGCAGTATTATCAGTTCATGCTGCGCGGCGTGGTGACTGATGCTCAGGGCTTGCAGACAAATGCCAACATTGACGACTTTGAGGAGGACCTTCACAAGATGCTCGTG GTTTACTTTGACTACATGCACAGTTGGATCCAGATGTTGCAGCAGCTTCCTCAGGCCTCTCACAGCTTAAAGAACCTCTTAGAGGAGGAGTGGCACTTCACCAAGGTCATCACTCCTTACATCCGTGGAGGCGAGGCCCAGTCTGGGAAGCTTTTCTG TGACATTGCTGGGATGTTGCTCAAATCCACTGGAGAGTTCCTTGATGCCGGACTGCAGAAATGTGGGAATGAATTCTGGGAAAGTGCAGATGATAGCACGGCCTCAGATGAGATCAG GCGGTGGGTTATTGAGGCTAGTCGGTCACTGAAAGAGCTGTTCCACGAGGCCAGGGAGCGAGCGTCCAAGGCTCTAGGCTTTGCCAAAATGCTTCGCAAG GACTTAGAGGTCGCTGCGGATTTCAGCATCACTAACGGGGTGACTTGCCTCCTGGAGgcactgaaaaagagaaactaTGTCAAG GTTCAGATTCCGGGCttggaggagctgcaggtttttgtcccCTGTGGTCTGATGGATCAGAGGCCACTCATCCTGCAGCTTCTCAATGCTGCTGCCGGCAAAGACTGCTCCAAAGAGCCTGAGGAAATTGCAGACGATGAGGCCTACCTGCTCATGAGCAAACACAGAGCCGGGGACTCCGCGACCGATTCTGAATGGGCTCAGTGGGACGGAGAGCTGCTCAAACTGGTCCCTCAGATGGAAACTGTTGACACTTTAAGAGctatgaag GTGGAGAACATGCTGTTGATAGTGATGCAGTCCGCTCACCTGGTGGCACAGCGAAAGGCCTTTCAGCAGTCCATGGAGGACGTGCTCACTCTTAGCCGGGAGCAAACGTCTAGTCAGCCTCTCATCGCGACCGCTCTGGAGGAGCTCAAG GATGAGGCACTACAGCTATGCATTAAGATCAGCACTGCCATCGAACGAGTGGAGTACATGTTCACCACCGAGtttgaggcagaggtggaggagtctgAGTCAGCCACTCTGCAACAGTACTACAGGGAGGCCATGATACAGGGCTACAATTTTGCCTTCGAG TACCACAAGGAGGTGGTGCGCCTCATGTCAGGAGAGTTCAGGCAGAGGATCGGGGAGCGCTATATAGCTTTTGCCCGCAAATGGATGACCTATGTCCTGACCAAATGCGAGAGTGGAAGAGGCACCAAGCCCAG GTGGGCGACTCAGGGTTTTGATTTCCTACAGGCCATTGAACCTGCCTTCATATCAGCATTACCTGAAGATGACTTCCTG aatTTACAAGCtttgatgaatgaatgtattGGACATGTGATCGGAAAACCTCATAGCCCAGTCACCGGCTTGTACATCG ctccCAGGAATAGTCCTCGTCCCGTAAAGGTCCCTCGTTGCCATAGTGACCCACCAAACCCCAATCTGTTCATCCCCAATGCTGAAGGGTTCAG CTCTCGAAGTCTCCCCTGCGATCTCCGGAACCAGCTCCCCAACGGCCCTCGCCCCGTCCCTCAGGGCCTAGGGGAACAAAGCCACACCAAAGCACCAGGCAGCACCCCCAGTGACGTCAG GGGATCCAGTTTCCATGAGAATGACCGTCTGTCATCAGTCGCAGCAGAGTTGCATTTCAAATCTCTGAGCCGCCACTCCAGccccacagaggacagagaag AACCTTCCTATCCTAAGGGAGATCCTAACAGCACTGCACGCCGAAGCTGGGAGCTCCGCACCTTCATCAGCCAGTCCAAGG ACACAGCAGCACGGCAAAGCCCCATGGAGGCTGTCCGTCGCTCCATTCGCAAGTTCGAAGATAAACGCTATGCCATGATGAAGCAGCGCAATATCATTGGCCAAGTGTGTCACACACCCAAGTCCTATGACAACGTCATGCAAGTTGGGCTCAGGAAGGTGACCTTCAAGTGGCAGAGGGGCAACAAGATAG GTGAGGGCCAGTATGGGAAGGTGTACACCTGCATCAATGTTGACACTGGAGAACTAATGGCCATGAAGGAG ATCCGATTCCAGCCGAATGATCACAAAACGATCAAGGAGACTGCGGATGAGCTGAAAATATTTGAAGGCATTAAACACCCGAACCTGGTGCGATACTTTGGAGTTGAGCTCCATCGG GAGGAGATGTACATCTTCATGGAGTACTGTGATGAGGGCACTCTGGAGGAGGTGTCCAGACTGGGGCTGCAGGAACATGTTATCAGGCTCTACAGTAAACAGATCACTACAGCCATCAATGTCCTCCATGAACACGGCATTGTCCACCGTGATATTAAGG GAGCCAACATCTTTCTGACATCGTCCGGTCTGATTAAGCTGGGGGACTTTGGCTGCTCCGTCAAGTTGAGGAACAACACTCACACCATGCCCGGAGAGGTGAACAGCACCCTGGGAACTGCAG caTACATGGCACCCGAAGTCATCACAAGAGCAAAGGGTGAAGGTCATGGACGAGCAGCAGACATCTGGAGTTTGGGCTGCGTCCTCATTGAGATGGTGACAGGAAAG AGACCTTGGCACGAGTACGAGCACAACTTCCAGATCATGTACAAAGTGGGCATGGGCCATAAACCCCCCATCCCAGAGAAGCTGAGCACAGAGGGGAAGGACTTCCTTGGTCACTGTCTAGAGAGTGAACCCAAACGCCGCTGGACAGCTAGCATGCTGCTGGACCACCCGTTTGTCAAG GTTTGTACAGATGAAGAGTGA